A stretch of DNA from Deltaproteobacteria bacterium:
GTGACGGCTGATGTTTTCATGTATTACATTGTACAGCGCATGCTCGGCGCACGCAATGTCTTTCTGGAAGATGCCTCTATGCTTTTATATCTCGATGCCTTCGTGCCTCTATGCCCGATGCCTTCATGTCTGATGCCTTATATGCCTTTCGTATAAATTGTGCACATAACGTTCGGGCTAAGCCGCGGGGCCACTGGGCGAAGGGCAGGGCAGCCTTCGGCTTCAACCGCTTGTTAGGCGCCAATTATTTATGCGGCGGGATCCCACTTGATAGATAGACGTCTTCCCGCCCCAGCACAGTCGCGTAAATAAAGATTAATAAGCGTCTGATAGGGCATTCCCAAGTCAGCAGCCATTTTCTTAAAATAGTTGATTGTATTTTCGTCAAGGCGGATCGTAACCTGCCTCTTGAAATGCTTCGCGTACGGGTTCCTCTTCGCCTTGGAAAAATCGTATTCCTTTCTCATTTTCTCCACCTCCGCGTGTAATCCGCATGCTCGGATTTGATTGCCTTTCGTGCTGAGAAAATTCGGATGATCTCATCCTGACGTCGATAACAATGGCAAACAACCAGGATGCGCAATGAAGCGCTGAACCCCATCAGCACGATGAATTCTAATCACCACAGTCTCCCCTTGCTCTGTTTTAAGACAAACGCTATAGAAGGATCTGAAGTGGAGTTGACCCGCTTTCGTGGACACTATAATCCTTTGAGGAGGAGGTGTCCGTCATGCCGAAATCACGCCCGCCGTATCCCCCGGAATTCAAGCGTCGGATGGTCGAATTGGTCCGCGCCG
This window harbors:
- a CDS encoding BrnA antitoxin family protein, whose product is MRKEYDFSKAKRNPYAKHFKRQVTIRLDENTINYFKKMAADLGMPYQTLINLYLRDCAGAGRRLSIKWDPAA
- a CDS encoding BrnT family toxin, with product MGFSASLRILVVCHCYRRQDEIIRIFSARKAIKSEHADYTRRWRK